Within the Platichthys flesus chromosome 16, fPlaFle2.1, whole genome shotgun sequence genome, the region CCAACACCAAGAGTCTGTccaaggagaagatgaagaggtaTCTGGCCAGGCAGAAGTGGAAGGTAACCCCTCTCATTACTTTACTTACATGGGAGTGTTTTGAGTTTTACGTCTTGGCTTTGCTTTCACAATCTTTGTCTCATAGAAAGCAGGTAAGGCCATGCTTGCCCTGAAGAGAATGGCTTTACTATCCAAAGGCGACAGCAGCCCTGGATCTCCAACCAGCGCTGGGGAAAGTAagagacacattttattatctCACCGTTTACAATACTATTTTCGTGTACTTTTCTAACCTGGGTAAGTGGTCCTAGTGTCTCAACCCCTCTTCTACCCTCTTCTTCAAAGACTCCCCCCTGAGCCCAGAAGCAGAACATGCCCTGCTGTCTCTGGAGCAGAAGATGCAGGGGCCGCCACACTTCACCCAGTGCCTGAAGGACCAGAGAGTGGCTCCAGGATCGAGTGCCTGTCTATCATGTCACCTCACAGGTAGACACTGTCGTCTTACCCTCAAGAGCACCAAAAGTACCCCGTGTTCTTCATGACTGTTGGCAACATTTTGCTACAAATTTTCTTAATTAGCCTCTTCAATGTCAGACCCTTTGTAGGGTTTCAGTGATATGCGTCTTGACATCAGTCATGTGGAAAGTGAGAGGAGCATTGGTGCCTCTTTCTGACTTTCCACCGGTATATATGGGGGGGTTTGTTCACCACGCAGTGACTTTGCCTGACTCCCATAAGACTTTGAAAGTGTGGTGGGGCCATAAACCACCTGTGCAATTGCACCTCAGGGGCTACTGTCTCAAGGTCCTTTGGACACAGATAAAATCcacagagacaggcagagacacgTTTTGTCGGCTACAAAGTTTTTATTCAATCCAAAATAGTAAATGGGCTGgctttttttattgcattacAAAAAACTACTATACTTAAAAATGAGAATGTCCCAACTTAAACCAAATATCAGTGGTATGTGAGCTGAGGCCAGGCAGATTGAGGAGGGTCCAGGAGTTCAACCAGTCACTCATCTAAGGTGCAGCACAGCaaaccacagcaacaacaatgcACACATCATTAATGTCCTCGTGCTCTCACATGCATACAATGTGGGGACCAAGGGAGTAGGTTTGATTTGGACATTGGTGGGGTCCGTGGGATATGAAAGTGCTTCCTAAAGTTGataggttttttttgtattcgcaatgataattgaaaaaaaaatcaataaatcggcttaattaacatgtttataatgCATATCTGAATATCAAAAGAGAATATGCATTCTGTAATGTTATAGGTTAAAGCAactaatgaaagaaaatgagtcAACTTAGAAGAGTTTTCAACTTTACTCTGGTGCAACtgtaaacaacatcaacaacattgtaaataaatatttttgaaataatacaaCAACAGGTGTATCACTAAATGTACAGGTCAGTATAATTTCCTGCTGGGCATTTCTTCCTCCAGTGCCCATGAGCCAGCTGCAGGGTCATCAGCCAGGAATCACTAATACTAACATATACACAGATTAGTGTCCATTGTGCTCTTCCTATTTGAAAGAACCAAACACATGCCTACGTCTTTCTGTAACAGAAATGAACTGCTGATAGATTTCTTTAAGGTCAATGTTGTCCAGTGTCTCCTGATGGACATGGCACACTGCAAGATTGTTCAATCTGACTTGAGTCATGGTGGTTCTCAGCCATGTTTTAAGCCTCCTGAGAGCACTGAAACTTCTTTCAGCCTCAGCTGATGCAACTGGTATAACTAAAAGCAGCCTGATAAGGGACTCAACCTGATCAAACAGACCTCTCACTTCAACTGTCAATCCTCTCATTATTTCTGCCACTTCAACACTAGATTTGACAGTGTATTTGGACCTAAACATGGCTAGTTGGACCTTTAGTATGTCCCTGTTCAGCTCTGGGTACTGATTTACAATGTCATTCACTTCTCCAGTAAGGAGAGTTTCCTCCAGCTTTTGCAAGACATTTAGATCTGGTTGGTTGAACCTCTCCTCAAACTGAATGTGCACACTATCAAGCATTTTATAGAACTCTGTTCTATAATGCTCCTCTGCTGACTTGGGGATGTGCTGGCTTGCTTCACTCGTGAATCGTTTTGGTGGCTTTCTTTGGTGAGGAATCTGAATGGGCTCAATCCCAAGGGAGTCAACCATAGCCACTGCTTTCTCAAAAACCTCATGAAAGCTCTCCTTATTTCTTTTGGCATGTACAGTAGATTTCACACACTGTATGGCACTTCTCATACCTGCAACAGTTTCAGTCCTTTTTTGAAGGGATGTGTTCAGACACTCCAGCTCCTCTATCACTTCTAATGCCAGACAAAGACCAAGTACCGTTTTCCCTTTCTCAAACCTCTCACGCAGACCATTTGCTCTCATGCCTGTGTTTGACCCACTTGATGCCATCTCCTCCAAGCTAGACAAAACACGTTCATACTGAGACAGCACCGCTCTGATAGCTTTGCCCCGCACTGTCCACCTGGTTGGACAAAGTGGTCTGAGTGATTTTAATGGTACCTCTGAACTTATGGCTTTGGAAAATATGTTCTTGAATTTTCCTGATTGCTTGTTTAATGTGCCAAGCTCATGCACCCACTGTAAGGAATCATTGATCAAGGGACTGGCTCTGCATGCAGACTGCGTAATCAGGTTAAGACAGTGTGCCCCACAATGCACATACAACGCTAACGGTTGCTGTCTCTTCAGTTCTGCTTGTGCTCCAGAATATTTGCCTGACATATTAGCAGCACCATCATATGTCTGGCCTCTTAACCCGGAAATGGGAATATTGAGCCTCAAGAGGACATCCTCAGCCATTCTTGCAATCTCCACTCCAGTATTACCAGGGACCTCATACAAACCAATGAAAACCTCCCGTGGTACCAGGTCATGGTCCACATATCTAAAACAAATAGCCTCTTGTTCTGTTCCTGTGACATCTTGTGTGCCATCAATGATGAGTGAATACTGCAAAACTGGTAGCATCTGGATGGATTGTGCAATACTCCTGACAATACAGTTTCCTAGCATCTGCAAAACCTCGTTTTGCACTTGAGGAGAGGTATAGTCATGACAGCGAGCTAACCAAGTACTGAGACGTACATCATCCTCTTGTTGCTGTGCCCATGCACTTGAGAGCTGCGAATCTATTGGGCTTCCCTCTTGAGCACTAACTGTCATGGCATGATGGTGGGATTTGGTATTTTGATGCCGCTGAAAACTGGCAAGTGCATTCTTCCAATTATTAAATCCCTTTGACGAAAAGGCAGGGTCTACCTTTTTATATAGTGTGCTTTTCTTTATAGTGTATGttttcacacagtgaaaacagagaacCCCTTTGATGGAGGGGCTATAGTGCAGCCATGGATACTGCTTGAACCAACTCTCTTGAAAATGGAGGAGCTTGTGTGGCAGCTGTTGAACTGGAATGTAATTTGGGTGAGGTTGGTTTGGTTTGTCCAGAATATCTTCTTGAATGCTGACACTCTCCCTGACCCTATCCTTGGCactctccctgctgctctctccattTGGATCAGTTTCCTAAGAAATCACAGTATACATTTGACCACGCTGTAGCAACTACTGCAAACACACTATTAATATAGGCCTATTGTTATTCAGGTCATAATCAGACTATTATTTGACACAATGCTGAATCTCATGACTAACATATTAATCATTATTGAACCTCACCTGTGATTTTCCAGCCTctcttccatctcctccagcctctccttctctagcctctccttcatcttctacagcatctcctcctctgtctccttctctatcctctcctccagtctctccttctctatcctctcctttatcctctcctcctctatctcctccagtctctcctcctctatctcctccagtctctccacTGTCTGTCACCTGACAGAAGTATGTTGATGCATGACAtatgaacagatatattaggGTACATACATGGGTAGACAAAATGTTCACacaattattatgttttattcccccaaaatatatatgtataaaatcaCATGAGCATCTGCAATGTGCTTGTTGTACTGTAAATGAGAGGGAAACcttgaaggaaaataaaggttattaaatttaattgtttatttatcccacacaaataaaacatgaaaataatgataGGCCTATACCTTAAAATGCGGATCTCTTTGGCATTATAGCCAAATGCTGACTAATAATCAATATCAGTATTGTTATGGCTCTAAAATAtattgtggcaagacaaggaaaggcagagacgcaggtactgtttactgtcgtttattcagtagcaagtAAGAActagcacatgttccccatacgggaagtatatatagctactgcctctaacattacccatcaacccactgggtgagaggacacacccatgagtgcacgccacaataTAAACTTTTAATTCACTTACACGTTGACTTCTAAAGAAGTCTCTTATGTCCAGTTTTCGTTTCTTCgacatcctacacacacacacacacgcacacatgcacgcacagcgCGCGCACGCACaagcataaaacacacacaaatataagtgTTACTGCAAATGACATCACTGATATTAAAATCCGTCTCGCTGACGTGACCGAAGGCAGAACTTACACTCGCAGATGCAGATATTAGCTATGCACTGAGGCGTCCTGTTGCTCCTCCTGTCTGGGACTAGCAAGTTGCcggtagcttttttttttttttaacaagcagATGGAGTGACAGCGGGGACGGCCAATCAGGTTGAATATAGGTTTGCTACAGCCAATCAAAGCGCGATAGTTGTTTAGAGGCGGGACTTCTATCAGAGACTGATTTTTAACCCTTTGTGTACTATAATTATTGCCTAAACAATACGGACAGCGGGTGTATTATTGGTAGTGACTACACAGTAGAGGCTGGATTTTGGTAGGGTCGGGACCCTACCGTCCCTATATAATCCTACGCCCTTGGTGGGGACCTAACCCGGAGTGCTTTCCTCTCAGCAATGTGGCACTCAGCTGCactgaaaacataaatacataaattacaaaaaaatataactcGAGCAAAAGATAAGCCAAGTTTGTCCAATTAAACAATGAGGCAAGCCTCACCAATAATAACATAACAGCAGCAGGGGATTCCAATACTAGAAACACATCAGGATTATCCAGGCTGATCGTGCTGTGTTGAAACACATTGATAATGTGTCAGAAACGGACTTAAACAGGGTCACTGTGTCACTTTAGCTACATATACCTGTGTCACCAACACCACCAGCTACAACCAATGCAGGACAAGAAGCAGGAAGGAAGAACTAAGGGCCAGCAGGTTCCTCATGTAGCTTGATGGAGGGCTTGGATGGAGAAGGAGTAGAGGCTTGGGGCTGCATTCAAAACTCCCACTAGACACCCTGTTCACCCACAACGAGGAAACTTCCCCCCCACAAAATGTACTGAATGACtaaaataatgtgatttttaaatCTGTCACACTCTGTGCATAAACAATTATTAGGCATTGCATTTTGACAGCTTTGAATTCAACATTCAAATCTTGCAATTAACTTGCAACAAGCTTTTTACAACCTTTTGACTGGAATGTTTTTGTCTGGCAATTTTGGCCATCTGTCTCTGGGCCCTGTCCTCACTCATCCCATCTATGTTCATCAGGATACCCCGACCCGGAGGTGGTGTGGCTGTGTGGAGAGGAGCCCGTGGAGGAGTCCCCCGCAGTGCAGATAGAGTATGACGAAGACGGCCGCTGTACCCTGGTCCTCGCCAAAGTTAAGGCCGCGGACGCCAATGTTTACACCTGCAGAGCCACCAATGAGCACGGGGAGACAAGCTGCTCAGCCAACCTCACTGTTCGAGCGTAGATTCATTCCATCAGTGTCTACTTACTGTAAAAGACAGAGATATAAAGATGATATTGATGTTCTTGAGTGCCTCGAACACTTGTATTGTACATTCTTGCTTTAATACAAACTGGGACCACTCTGTTAATCCTCTACTTTATCTGGGAATATATAATCCATGTATTGCTTAGTGTATGAACAGATGAATATTGTTACAGAGCcacacatgtaaaaacaaattattttacatttgaccattacacttcaataatatgtgttttcagctgtgaATCATTTTGAGATTTCCTTTCAAAGCTACCACCTGACCTGAATATGAATAAACTGGGATTCTTCACTTTGAAAAAGAAAGCAGGCATGAAATGATGATGTTTGAACCGAACAGGGAAGATCTGACTTTTGATTTCCAACATGATTTGTACCTTCTGGGggataaaataagaaacaaattGCTGTAGTCTGCAAGACAAGCATGCTCTATTTGAGAGCTCCTACAGCaatacacatacagtacatcaaTACTCAATGTCTTCATCTGCTTAGATAATATTTTCCTTTATCTAAAGCTATCTTGATAATTATTCTCTATAgtcattaaaatacaatttgcATTTTCTGGGCATTACTCTGAACGATGTCTGTGCTCTGTGAAAGTGCACTTGTTTATATATGTAGAAGTAATTGAAGCCATTAAGATTGAATTTGCAGACTTTCCACATGAAAAATAAGAAACCATTTTGAAAAATGGTGTATTTTCAGTGCTGGACTGTTGGTGACTCAGCCTCAAATGATCCATTTACTGTTTCAACACCAACAGAACTGATTCCTGTCCATCTAGTTTATTCAGATTCCAGGTAGGAGGAGTGCTTCTACTCTTCATCTCATTTTTACCTGCGTGTTGGCAAAACCACACAACAATAGGAATTGTTTTTTATCCATAAGAAAAAGCTTAGCAACTCATGAACACAATTCTTAGGAGgccattgttaaaaaaaagatatctcACATATAGGAGTATAGACACAACCTAAACTTATTTAGATTGAAAAATAATGACATAATATAGAGtagtaattaattaatttttagCAACAGATGAGATAGATGCAGTCTAAACGCAATCTTATAAGTATgaaacagtatataaaaaaatgaaagttgGACAGATAGCCCAAGAGCTTTTTAATacctgtgatggaaattcatcttgagttttgaaataatgaaattctcagacttgagttgcttttgagtctttataataataatataagctCCGCACAGTTTACACAACAAGAACGGGTGCtgaaaatggaacaactggctgcaagttcacaaaagccagaacttatacaaagaggaGTTACATAAcacataatatgaaaaaaagaagacatgaaagacatgagatcatcctctgtcttatctgctgtgtccgtccgTCCGCGGTACCAGTTGGAAGAAAAGCATCACcaaataagggttccatcctgtcaggtagacagtatcacagcagtgagacacctggtCAGGGGATATCCACGaccttagacactggtcagtggaTTTTTCCTCCACATACCACTGACAGAAAAATGACTGAACAAGAAAAATGCTCTTAACCCTTTTAGATGTTTCAGCACTGAGCAGGAATCAGGTGTCTGTACATTATCCCCCAATTTAACAAAGTAAACATTAGAGTTCAAAATGATCATTTGAGACAATTAATTTATTCctagctgtaaaataaatattcaaatacatacaaGAAAGTTAATAAGTTAGCTTGTggcttataaataaatatttttaaggaTATTTCTTGTGCAATGTCAACTCAAGAGAGAGATATGAGTGAGTGCAAAATGAAGATCCAGTCTCCTGTGTGGGACAAGTGTTGGAGTTAGGTGAGTGCAGCCGGCTGGCAGGGGTTGGGTTAAAGGTCCATGTGGATGTGGATGGAGGGGTAGGTCAAAGCGGGTTTTCTCAtgttcccctcctcctctgtgacgcCTCCTGCTGGTTCCTATAAAGCGATGCCGCCCGGCGCTCGAAGGCTCCGACCATCTTCTTCGCCACCTCGTCAAAGAACACGCTGGCCAGCTGAGAGTGCAGAAGGGACTTGAACTCAAATGACACCTACagacaaaacaggaagtggacaaATATTAGGCAGGACCCAACAGAGGATGAAACACGGCTTGACTCAGATTCTTTTTTAGATTTGCAAAAAGAGTTATGCTAGATTGTAGGCCGTCAGTTCTGTGGTTgctttcataaaaaaacacaaatacatatttcagAAAAACCAAAATTAAAAACCCCAAGACTTTGCCTTTATTCAAACATTCACTATAATTATTCCTCCTGAGTCCTGTGTTTGGCCTTTTTCTGTAATCTACCCACTTCCTGGCTGAGCCTGAGGTTACATGAGGCAACAATAAGGTTAAACTCCTGTCAGCAGCTTTTTAATACGGTTCCCTAACCTGACAGCTAATTCAGGCCTCCGGGGACAGCCCCATGCTATTCACGGCTAACTTTACAACAGAATGAGATGTTACACAACACTTCCCGAACAGAGGCTGAGGCTTTTAATTGGACTACCTTTACGCACGCCATCTTATctctcatcattttttttattcatttttattatcatcTGGTTTGTTAATTTCGCAGATTCACTGTCACCTCTGTGTTATTCCCATCATTGTTGCCATTATAATCTTCATTTCATtgcatattaaaagacacttacaTAGAAATCTATTTTGCAGGAGTCTGGTAGGTCTTTGGTTGCGGGGGAAAACCTCCATATTGTTTCAAGATGGCTGAAGAGGGACCCATCAGTGCACACAGCctgtttcataacaaacaagcCTTTACTGTCACTGATCGATAAAAAGGGAacattagatgcactgtatggtCGAAGGATCTTTGCAAAAGAAACAAGCAACAGTGTTGAGACGTATGTGTAATGGTGATTATTCTGGATCTACCGAGGAAAAGACTTACTCGGACTTGGTGGTTTGGGACGACCGTGACCTCCGAGGTGTAGCGATCCACGATGGGGGGGAAACCGATTTCGAGCTCCGCCCGCACATCTCCGCTTCGTCCCTTCATGACCCGAGACTTCTTGCACCAGGGAACAAAGTACTGGTACTGATCAACTCTGGCCACCACGTTGAACATCTGCTCTGGAGTGTACCTGAGCACATGGGGACAATAAGGTGATACTGCcatttgaatatgtttgttCAGGTTTGTGTACTGCTTTTTTCATGTGACATTAATATATAACGACAATCATCTTCATAGTACAGTGCAATTACCATTTACAATTTCTGTAAGCCCCAGGTGATGCCTTCCGATTTCTAAGTTAACAGTAGAAAACCTAAAATAGTCAAATTATGACTGTTCCTTTAGAGATACAGGAATTGTATTCCAGTTTTCAGGACACTCACGCTAATGTCCGGCACTCAGCGTACTCCATCCTGCTGGTTCTGATAGGAAGAGTCAGGTTGATGAAGCTGCGGCTGGGTATGCTGATGGAGGCGGCTTGGCAGAGGGGCGGGCTGGTCCTCCTCGCTGCCAGGGCCCCATAGGAACCCAGGTGTCTGAGGGGGGGTAATTATGTATGTAATGAATCAAgctcatgtttttgtctgtgttcgTCTGTCGTTGTGATTATAACAACACTTAGAGGAAGTTTGGAAGATGTGGTATGGATCAGGGAAGGATGTAGATTCATATCAGTGGCACATTCAGacttaacattgcaagatttttGCAACCCTGACAAAAAATTGCAAAGTGCAGttccaaataataaataaaaaaaaaaatatatatatatatatatatgtatatacagacagatacacaaatatacagattcttagtgaggacatttttagtCTAGTCAtttttggctggtcctcactttAATAGaacttttttttagttttatagTTAaaattgggttagggttagagtgaGGCATTTAGTTGTaatggttctggttctggtaaggagctagggaatgcattatgcacATGAGTGTCCTCACCAGAGGTATAGGactgtgcgtatgtgtgtgtgaaacattGCATAGCCAGTAATGACCCTACCCTtttgaataataaaacaactAAATAATATTCAGATCTACATCATACCCTGGGCTACAGTTTAATAACTCATACACTTTAATCCCGACTTCAGCTCCACCCACCTGTGGAGAAGTCTCACCTGAAGTTTGCTCTTCTCGTGTTTCCTCGCACAGCTTTAGTAGAATGGGCTTCGCACAGCTCCAGCAGCGGCTTCAACAGCAGAGCACTGGTTTTGTTGGACATGGTGAAGTTTTAAACTCAGATCTAATGGAGCTTCTCTGCTGAGACGacgatggtggtggtggtggtgtgtgtgtgtgtgtgtgtgtgcggcggcagcagcagcagcagcagcgtcattCAGCCCGGCTTCAGTCACACTGACGTGTCTCTGCGCCCCCACCTGACAGGAGGCGCTGCTCTGGCCAATCAGAGGGACATTTCTATTGACGCAATAATTAAATTCTTATTTCCCAGCCCTAAATGGTATATATTCCTCCCTTTCATTTTTCTCCTTTATACTAATATGTCTAGTTTTCTTATTAAATCTAATATATAACCTGCATCTGTGACTCTGTATGTAATATATGTTAATTTCTCTGTACATCATCCCACAATTACTTATACAACTaatgtatgtattttgtatttgaattgGTTGAATAACACTAAACTGAACCAAATGAACAAAAGGAGGGGATGCAGGTTTGTTCCCTTATTTGCAGCGAAAGTGGCACAAGCCAAAGTTTgaatgggagtgtgtgtgtgagtcagtgagcAATGAGTCCAAGTGTGTGCATGCTGTGCACGTGATGAACCTGGACTTTGATGTACACCGGAATAAATGCTATCACTTGCGTAATGTCCAATTCAGAGCAGTAATACAATGATACGCAGACATCAGCTCTTTGATACatggattaaattaaaatgttgaaatgacaGTATGAAACAGCCTTTACGTAACCCTCATTATACTGATCTACATAATTCCAGGGGCTCTAAGAGGCTGACGCCTCTAAGAGCTGCTGGATTACGTGGCAGAGCTAGTGCTGGATCCATTTCAGGATCTTCAGACTGGATTTAGGATTTTCACTGAACTTTATACAGTTAGGTGAATCTAAATGCCAACTGAGGCCGGTTACCCTCCCCTGTCAAATTTACTTTTAGCACTTCAGATCAACCCATAGATTTTATGTggccttgtttgtgtgttcatgcataCTCAATTCACACCACGCTGATGGCATGAGGTCGTTCAACAATCAGTGTCCTTCATGACTGTGGAAAGTTTCCTTGAAcctgttttgattattttattctttggtGTCAGGaagttctctttgttttctcagaATAGCAAACCAAAACTGAAATAAGACTCTCTGggtgttttctctttcacaaTGTGTCCAGAAACTCCCAAGTGAAAACACAcctagctgtgtgtgtgtgtgtgtgtgtgtgtgcgtgtgtatctgtgtgtgattgtgtgtgtgagtgaataaGAACACTTCCACATGTCTGGAGGGTTGTTATATCATAACACAAAATCCTTATCAAGTATCACTTCGCCAACCACAGAAGATTTtctatgtttatattttttttgtgataagAAATGTGAGTCAGGATAAGGTACACACGAAAATAGAAGCATGGAATCCTCCCCTTGTATGAACTCTTTCCACAGAATTTACTGCCCTTTCCAGTTGAGCGACATGAGTGACTCAGAGAGCATCAACTTTATTCCAGGAAACATAACGAAAACAAAATATCTACCTCTTTATCTAAAGTAAAGGGAGGCAGTGTCTGCATATGAAGCAGAGGCCTGCATGTGCCAGAGTGGAAGTTAGTTCTCCTCGGCTGAGAAAATGATTTTGCTCATAGCACGGAT harbors:
- the si:ch73-141c7.1 gene encoding coenzyme Q-binding protein COQ10 homolog, mitochondrial, which gives rise to MSNKTSALLLKPLLELCEAHSTKAVRGNTRRANFRHLGSYGALAARRTSPPLCQAASISIPSRSFINLTLPIRTSRMEYAECRTLAYTPEQMFNVVARVDQYQYFVPWCKKSRVMKGRSGDVRAELEIGFPPIVDRYTSEVTVVPNHQVRAVCTDGSLFSHLETIWRFSPATKDLPDSCKIDFYVSFEFKSLLHSQLASVFFDEVAKKMVGAFERRAASLYRNQQEASQRRRGT